The following nucleotide sequence is from Terriglobales bacterium.
ATTCGTACGATTGGCGATATGGCGCCTGCTCAGACTTGATCTTGTCGGCAAACTGCTCGTCGGAGATGCCATCCGGCTTCGCTTGTTTGGCGATGCCATTGAACGCCGTGCCGCCGCGCGCCGCGAGATCCACGACCCTTTCGTTCGCATTCATCTTCTGGGCCACCGACGCAAGCGAAACGATGATTTCAAGATTGTTGGGCTGCGCTGCAAGGGCTTTCTCCCCAAACTCCATTGCTTTGCTCGTATCACCCTGCTCAACATACTGTTGTGAGAGTTGCGAGTTGCCGTAGGCTACGGCCTGCGGATTTGAAGCAAACTTCTGCACGAAGTCCTGGAGCATGGCCACGCGCTTTTGCGCATCGGTCTCACTGCTGATGGCCTGCAACGCCTGATCTTCCGGTGTTCCTCCCGCAAAGGAAATCCTGTCGACCTGCGCACTTGCCGCCAGAACAGCTAGTAGAAGAAAACTCAAAGCAGATTTCATATGACGCCTCCGCTCGGCGATTTGTGAGCGGCATCGTATCTCTGTCGCAAGCCAGTAGCAAGATCGAAATCAGGGCGTCACGGACGTGGCCGAGTGTCCGACCCGTCGCGATTTTCGATAGGGTGCGTATCGGGAAGATTACCGCTCCTATCAATTGTCAGCATAAAGCCCAGAATGGGAACCAGGCTGTGCGGAACCCATCCTGCCGTACCGGGGGCGGAGTGGATTGGTGTTGCGGTTTATGTTGGGTTGCAGTCCCTTCGCTAGTGTTGGCAGCAGTCCAAAAGCGGCAGGCCACGCGGGAAACGTGAAGTCGTCGTGGCCAGACGGACAAGCTGAACGGGCACATCGTTTTACCTCCGACCCGAGGGTGGTTCCCCGCTAGTTCGAAATGACTTCCAGCTCAACCAGTACAGCGTAATTCTTTCCTTGTGATAAGATATTACTTATATAATGTATTACTTATATGAAACTGACCCTCGACGCCACCTTCTCTGCCATGGCCGACCCGACTCGTCGAGCGATTCTGGCTCGTCTTGCCAAAGGAGAGGCGACCGTCATGGAACTGGCGGAGCCGTTCGAGATGACGCAGCCCGCAATCTCTCAACATCTCAAGGTGCTCGAGGATGCGGGACTCGTTGTTCGTCGAGTCGAGGGCACGAAGCGCCCTCGTCGTCTAGCAAAAGGCGGTATTGAAGCGATCGATCAATGGCTCGCAATGCTACGCAAAGCTCTCGAGAAAAACTACGACCGGCTGGATGAAGTTCTGGCTGCGATGGAATACAAGAAAGGGAAAACACGATGAGTAAGTTGACGCTGAAGACCGAAGGCGATACACACGTGGTTGTCACCAGGCGCTTCGCTGCACCTCCGGAAGCCATGTATCGCGCTCACACAGATCCGAAGTTAGTCCAGAAATGGATGCTCGGCCCCGAAGGTTGGACAATGCCTGTCTGCATTAACGAGGCGAAGCCAGGGGGCAAGATCCGTTACCAGTGGACAAATGGAAAAGGTGGTGGATTCCACCTGACGGGCGAATTCCTGGAACTTAAGCCTTACAGCAGGATCGTCCATGTCGAGCGGATGCACCTGCCAGATCCTACGCCGGACAACCATATTGAAACCAGATTCGATGCGGATGGCACCGGCACGTTGATGACAATGCGCATGACGTTGCCCGACGCCCAGACGCGGGCGGCCATGCTTGCTTCAGGTATGGAACACGGAATGGAAGCGAGTTACGTCAGGCTGGAAGGACTGATCTAGCTTCGTCATGAGTGTGCGTGCGTCACGGAGGAAGAGTGCCCTGGCGTGAGATAAGGAACGCTCACCCAGGGCCTAAGCCGCTGGCCAGCTGAAAGCGGTCGTTTCGCCGCTTGGATCTCCGCTCGTTCTGAGTTGCTGCCAGCGCGATCCGCTCCGGGAATCTCAGCTTAACTCTTCTTTTTCAGCTTACTCATGCTCGCCGCTGTTGCGCTTTCTACAGCGCGCGAGACTACAGTTTGGAATGCCGAGGGATTCGGGTCGAGCGGATACTCTTGATCCTCGACGGTAAGGCGTTCGTCAGCAAGGACGTTGTCATCTCTCAGCGATTGCAGACGATACTTAATTACGATACGACCGTCGACGGCTCGCTCCATGCCTGTATGATTCACGTCCGGGCCTGGACTGCCGGAACCGAAACTCACCTCATTGAGCAGATCTACATTCATTTTTAAGAGGTAATCGCAATTTGCGGTCTTCGCTTGCCGCAATGCGGGTTCGCCGTTGACTACCAAAATGATCGCAGTGATATTTCTCTTCTTGTCTGTCGCGATCTTCTTTGCTCGTTCGCGCAGCTCCGGGAGCAAATCCTGAACGCGAGCTTTTGTTGAGTCCAACATGATTCCCACTCGTACGCCCGGAGGTCCGCTTGGATCTTCTGCCAGAAGGCTGGAAAGCAGGAGGAGACACATGAAAACGAGAGATACAAAACACTTCAGCAGAGTCCTGGGCATCACAATCCCCCTATGATCGTCCGTTCCAAGGAGAGAATGTTACAGCTTGTCGGTCTTAGTTGCTTTAGAGAGACGACAGAAAAACAAAGGCACGGCTAAGGCCGTGCCTTTCATCATCGACACAAATTTCAGCGAGGCCGAGGCTGTAACTGCGGAGATCCGGTTGTGTCCTGCGCGGTCGTGGTTGGGGCCGCAGCCGAGTTCGACATGGCGTTCAACTCTGAGTTGCGGTACTTCGGTGCGCTGATGTAGCCGTGAATGTGATCCTTGCTTATGCGGTTGATCACCAGCTCCAGCGGACGCGGTTCGTCACCGGGATAGAACATCGCCGGCTCATACAGGTTCAGGTGCTTCTTCGACATCTTGAGGTCGTCAACCATCAGTTCCAAATCGGCATATTGGTGTTTGGTGTTTGCCTTTCGCAGACTGACGCCGACTGGACCTGCATGCGAGAACTGTTTCGACTTGTCGATGTCGAACTCGAAGTAGTTGCGCTCACCCTTGCGCTGCAGGACCACCAGCTCATCATGGGTCTTGGCGATGGAGCCTTGCAGTTCGGTGCGCGCTGACGACAGGTCCTGACGGGTGGAATCGAGGTTACTGCGGGTTTCTTCGATCGCTTTGCCTTGGGCATCGAGCTGGGTTTGGAGCTTCTTCCAGCGTGGATCGGGCTTGCTATGGCGAACCACCGCCGGACGAGTTTGAGCGGCCGGAACGACGACCTGGTTCGTCGCTACCGGCTGGCGTGCTGCTGCCATCGTATCGAGCTTGGCGTTCAGGGCGTCCATTTGTCCCTGCGTTGCTTTCAGGGCAGCGGCTGTCTGGTCGTTCTGGCCGGCGAGTTGTCGGGCGAGATTGCGCTCATGAATCGAGTATCCGAACAACCCAACAAATGCGAGCAGCGCCACGGCTAAAAAGCCGAAGCGGAAACGGGGGGAAGCAGGTTCATACTCGGCCGTCTCTTCTACTTCTGGTTCTTGTTCTACCCGGGATTTCTCTTCTTCTAGCATGACCGGAAAACTCCTGGGCGCAATTGCGCCCTACACGCTAGTTCAGCAACTTTCGTTCCATGTAGTGCAATTTGTAAGTTGCTGATGATAATGAGCTTGGTTCGTGCGTCGACTTCGCGGAAGGCCCAAATTTGCCCGAGTTTCCGGCCAATGCTGGCGGTTTTACACGATTCAGTTCGAGTTGCCTAAGAGCTTCTTCGAGGTTCCACCGCCATCCACCGGGAAAATCAACATCAACCGCTTCACGCAGATGAACGCTGATTTCGGGGATACACGCAGATCATGTTCTGGTTAGGTTGCTTCCGCTGTTGTCTGCTGACCTGTCGTCTTTGCCAGAGAATTGCCCCAAAAGAGCCAAATAAATTAGCCTCTGGGCCCTGAAGAATCTGCGTAGATCCCTCAAATCTGCGTTTCATCCGCGTGAGGCAGTCGCTGGTGCTTTTGATTTCGCAGAGTCAGATTGCGGCTTGCAACTCAAATGTCAGAAGCCCACGCGCTTGCCAGCCTTCAACGCGTCCATCATCTTCTTGATCCGCGACTGCTTTGTCTCCTCGCGCTTGGCCTCGCCGATAGCTCGAACCCATTCCTTCTGGTGCGTGTAGGACAGCGACTCCCAGGTCGTTTGTGCGGCTTTGTTGGCAGCCATCACCTTTTGGATCTCGGCGGGAACTTCGACTACACGAGCGTCACGGTCACGTTGGAGGACAACCTCAACGATATCGCCGGCCTTGCATTTTCCGCCTGCACGCATTTCCTTGTTGACCACCATCATGTGGCCGTCGCCCATGTTGCAGAGCGAGCTGCGAAATGGATGACCGTTGACGGTCCCGCGCACGGGCACGCGAGCCTTGGTGCCGAACACAGTCGGTACATCGAACGGAGGACGCAGCGCGGCAGCCTCCATATTGTCTACCCCTTCAAGCTTCACCCGGAACTTAAATGGACCATCGCCAGGTTCGAATTCACCTTTCTTCGCCATATTCGCCCCTCTTCCTAATTAATGCAGTTGGGAAATGGCACAGTGAACGGAACTTGAAATCCGGCGCCTCGCGGTTGTTATTGATTCACCAAGCTGTCCCAACTACCCTGCATCTATATACCAATGGGCTACTCGCGTCCACCGCGCCCGAGCTTGCAAGGCTCCAATTTTGACCTCGCCATCATCGGTGGGGGAATCAATGGCGTGGCGATTGCGCGAGAGTGCGGGCTGGCTGGCCGCCGCGTGCTGTTGGTAGAACAAGCTGACTTTGCCAGCGGGACAACCAGCCGTGCGACACGCATTATCCACGGTGGCCTTCGCTACCTGGAGCACGGAGAGATTGGTCTGGTGCGCGAGTCGTTGCGGGAGCGGGAGCGCCTGCTGAAGGAACGTCCGCACCTGGTTCATCCGCTGGACTTTGTGTTGGCCCTGCCAACGCATGGAGTCAGGCGAAGCGCGCTCGCGATTCGAGTCGGGATATGGC
It contains:
- a CDS encoding YdeI/OmpD-associated family protein — translated: MAKKGEFEPGDGPFKFRVKLEGVDNMEAAALRPPFDVPTVFGTKARVPVRGTVNGHPFRSSLCNMGDGHMMVVNKEMRAGGKCKAGDIVEVVLQRDRDARVVEVPAEIQKVMAANKAAQTTWESLSYTHQKEWVRAIGEAKREETKQSRIKKMMDALKAGKRVGF
- a CDS encoding metalloregulator ArsR/SmtB family transcription factor, producing the protein MKLTLDATFSAMADPTRRAILARLAKGEATVMELAEPFEMTQPAISQHLKVLEDAGLVVRRVEGTKRPRRLAKGGIEAIDQWLAMLRKALEKNYDRLDEVLAAMEYKKGKTR
- a CDS encoding SRPBCC domain-containing protein, whose translation is MSKLTLKTEGDTHVVVTRRFAAPPEAMYRAHTDPKLVQKWMLGPEGWTMPVCINEAKPGGKIRYQWTNGKGGGFHLTGEFLELKPYSRIVHVERMHLPDPTPDNHIETRFDADGTGTLMTMRMTLPDAQTRAAMLASGMEHGMEASYVRLEGLI